The following are encoded together in the Leptospira congkakensis genome:
- a CDS encoding RNA polymerase sigma factor produces MNDKSYIELLDQAKSGDLRAWTVLQNRFSGFANKFASKILKDEDLSQDIVQESFWDLYQNLEKITIPAAFPTLLKRALIKHGDRILRKKENQNLVFVDPNQMDQNSEELHSSYLEKECYETIFKNVKKLDLADQRLIELYYYKNYSLVEISKSEGKTLSFIKKRHIHVKKILRHGIGETFRPEASSNFMMAA; encoded by the coding sequence ATGAATGACAAATCCTATATAGAACTTCTGGATCAGGCGAAATCTGGAGATCTGAGAGCTTGGACCGTTTTACAAAACCGGTTCTCCGGTTTTGCCAATAAATTTGCATCGAAGATTTTAAAGGACGAGGATCTTTCGCAAGATATCGTCCAGGAATCTTTTTGGGATTTGTATCAGAATCTTGAGAAAATTACAATTCCGGCCGCATTTCCCACTTTGTTAAAAAGAGCTCTCATCAAACACGGAGATCGCATCTTGAGAAAGAAGGAAAATCAAAATTTGGTTTTTGTCGATCCGAATCAAATGGATCAAAATTCTGAAGAGTTACATTCTTCTTATTTAGAAAAAGAATGCTATGAAACGATTTTCAAAAATGTAAAAAAATTGGATTTGGCTGATCAGAGGTTAATCGAACTTTATTATTACAAAAATTATTCATTGGTCGAAATTTCTAAATCAGAAGGAAAAACTTTATCATTTATCAAAAAAAGACATATTCACGTTAAAAAAATTCTCAGACACGGGATCGGTGAGACATTCCGACCAGAGGCCAGTTCAAATTTTATGATGGCAGCTTAG
- a CDS encoding ClpP family protease, which translates to MESTQVYSNGQIENVYLEQRKVFLWGEVNDNSARYLIDRFLYLEAVDPTRPITLYIHSPGGSTYAGLAILDVMKSLHNPVYTTCLGMAMSFGAVLLLSGAKGNRFAYPHSKVLIHQPHVMGEFKGPAEDIRIFAESVKREKDLLNEIMAKATGQPLEKLMEDTERDTWFSATEALDYGIIDKIIGV; encoded by the coding sequence TTGGAATCAACACAAGTTTATTCGAATGGGCAAATTGAAAATGTGTATTTGGAACAACGAAAAGTATTTCTTTGGGGAGAAGTAAACGACAACTCGGCGAGATATCTGATTGATCGTTTTTTATATCTTGAAGCTGTAGACCCGACAAGACCTATCACCTTATACATTCACTCGCCAGGAGGATCAACATATGCTGGTTTGGCGATCCTTGATGTAATGAAGAGTCTTCATAATCCAGTTTATACCACTTGTTTAGGAATGGCTATGTCATTTGGAGCAGTGTTACTTCTTTCGGGAGCGAAAGGAAACCGTTTTGCCTACCCTCATAGTAAAGTTTTGATCCACCAACCACATGTTATGGGAGAGTTTAAAGGTCCAGCCGAAGACATTCGCATTTTTGCCGAGTCAGTCAAAAGGGAAAAAGATTTATTAAATGAAATCATGGCAAAGGCAACAGGACAACCTTTAGAGAAACTTATGGAAGATACGGAACGTGATACTTGGTTTTCTGCCACGGAAGCCTTGGACTACGGGATCATTGATAAGATTATTGGTGTTTGA
- a CDS encoding sulfite exporter TauE/SafE family protein, translating to MFPIDNFWFCFYIDHNLYLKRLRVSFSLLNYVIMMLLTLSIVFVSSFIAFAISAICGGGAGLMLIPILGSFLPITQVPAALSIGTFTSSSSRIIVFRQNIHWPIVRWFIPAALPALLLGAWLLKFVNPLYLEIVLGIFLVTNLPLLFKKQEEISEIRKLSPFKITCIGFVAGFLSGFTGAVGLLFNKFYFRYGLTKEEIIATRAANEVILHLIKIVLYTLFGLISMKVISVGFSIAVSALLSTWFMKWVLPRLSDLFFKKIGYFAMFISGFFMFGNASSHLILQNGGELLANSKENGIETKLKWLNGEYAFELSYDEGFEFEQVIPISELTEENQQLVKSRHTEADQIVVEVVYAIGSQSYEAYYFKDQLLIEKYDF from the coding sequence ATGTTTCCGATTGATAATTTTTGGTTTTGTTTTTATATAGACCATAACCTTTATTTAAAACGTTTAAGAGTTTCCTTTTCACTTTTGAACTATGTGATCATGATGTTATTGACTTTATCTATTGTATTCGTTTCTAGTTTTATTGCTTTTGCCATTAGTGCTATTTGTGGTGGTGGAGCTGGCCTGATGCTAATTCCTATTCTTGGCAGTTTTCTTCCTATCACTCAAGTTCCAGCAGCGTTATCCATTGGAACATTTACGAGTTCATCTTCAAGGATCATTGTTTTTCGTCAAAATATCCATTGGCCTATTGTAAGGTGGTTCATTCCAGCGGCTCTGCCGGCACTTTTACTAGGTGCTTGGTTATTAAAGTTTGTGAATCCATTGTATTTGGAAATTGTTTTGGGAATTTTCCTTGTGACCAATCTTCCTTTGCTTTTTAAAAAGCAGGAAGAAATCTCGGAAATCAGAAAACTATCTCCGTTTAAGATCACATGCATAGGGTTTGTGGCTGGTTTTTTATCTGGGTTTACAGGTGCCGTGGGATTGTTATTCAACAAATTTTATTTTCGTTATGGCCTTACCAAAGAAGAAATCATCGCGACTAGGGCTGCGAACGAAGTGATTCTACATTTGATCAAGATTGTGCTTTATACTTTATTCGGATTGATTTCAATGAAAGTCATCTCTGTTGGATTTTCCATAGCGGTTTCTGCTTTGTTGTCCACTTGGTTTATGAAATGGGTGTTGCCTAGATTGAGTGATCTGTTTTTCAAAAAAATAGGTTACTTCGCTATGTTTATCTCTGGTTTTTTTATGTTCGGTAATGCTAGCTCCCATCTTATCTTACAAAATGGGGGAGAACTTCTCGCCAATTCGAAAGAGAACGGTATCGAAACTAAATTGAAATGGCTCAATGGAGAGTATGCATTTGAATTAAGTTATGATGAAGGATTTGAATTCGAACAAGTAATTCCGATTTCTGAATTAACAGAAGAAAACCAACAATTGGTAAAAAGTCGCCACACGGAAGCAGATCAAATTGTAGTGGAGGTGGTTTATGCCATTGGTTCTCAGTCTTATGAGGCATATTACTTTAAGGACCAACTGTTGATTGAAAAATATGATTTTTGA
- a CDS encoding YndJ family transporter translates to MNENYFLLGLLSFGYLIAPYFSNRYFLNHSKVYTRFHLISFLLTILAIYFKIPILSIVWTSFCGFGLILFFQIHTNRLFQGFTWIGVFPMGFGFLSSIWFFCGTNEFNLLGYNRTWSYYAAIHSCYIGWLFLSGITFLSQRNQRSKTYLIISLTIVILFLMIAFGIYKSDLLKKVGVVGYLFLLPFSIIHSKILFQNKSSISRIMARCSLFFLSLTLILAFLNEFYLGFPKSIFGYPLMVMVHGSINSFIVIPCFLGSVAFASSKIQNEIVT, encoded by the coding sequence ATGAATGAAAATTATTTTTTACTCGGTTTACTTAGTTTCGGATATCTAATTGCACCCTACTTTAGTAATCGATACTTTTTAAATCACTCAAAGGTATACACCCGATTTCACTTAATTTCTTTTCTACTCACGATTTTGGCAATCTACTTTAAGATACCAATCTTAAGCATCGTATGGACTTCTTTTTGTGGATTCGGATTGATTTTATTTTTCCAAATTCATACCAATCGTTTGTTTCAAGGTTTTACTTGGATAGGGGTATTTCCGATGGGTTTTGGATTTCTTTCCTCTATTTGGTTCTTTTGTGGAACGAACGAATTCAATTTACTTGGATATAATAGAACCTGGAGTTACTATGCCGCCATCCATAGTTGTTATATTGGTTGGTTGTTTTTATCAGGAATCACTTTTCTTTCCCAAAGAAACCAGAGATCAAAAACATATCTTATCATTAGTTTAACAATTGTGATTCTATTTCTGATGATCGCATTCGGAATTTATAAAAGTGACCTTCTCAAAAAAGTCGGTGTGGTTGGGTATCTGTTTCTACTCCCTTTTTCCATAATTCATTCAAAGATATTATTTCAAAACAAAAGTTCTATTTCGAGAATCATGGCAAGATGTAGTCTATTTTTTCTTTCTTTAACTTTGATCTTGGCTTTTTTAAATGAATTTTATTTAGGGTTTCCAAAATCGATTTTTGGATATCCTTTGATGGTGATGGTTCATGGAAGTATCAATTCTTTTATAGTGATACCTTGTTTTTTAGGATCCGTTGCTTTTGCATCATCTAAAATTCAAAACGAAATTGTCACTTGA
- a CDS encoding TolC family protein translates to MQSSKYNLNISLVCFFFIYISFCLPILPKEKTKKEFSFDQAINFALKNNKQVAIAKYEIEFSKADRITAGLRPNPFLNINADILPFNPNSKQFDPNRNQYGVSLGFIYETENKREERINVANKKLKMDELIFLESLRKISLGTGNLFIATLAARERYLLAEENYKNLVNIVEINKIRFKKEDISKLELLRSEVAQDQYAVAKVSAQVDYLKLKNELIVVLGLNPSEIDIFLSGNLDSLKLFPQIDSEKLLKLATQGRPDYLALVNAEDVALANFKLQKANAVPNVSILFDSLVQQNQYMYGMSFNMDLPVFSRNQGEIAKSQSAGKQAALFREELYLNLAKEMAITEEELKVRFEALEQMRQISLLKSQQAVKIVELAYKGGGSTLLEFLDTTRSYNETRLKYIDALVEYERALLNLKYIAGFDYESN, encoded by the coding sequence ATGCAAAGTTCTAAATATAATTTAAACATTTCCTTAGTATGTTTTTTCTTTATTTATATTTCCTTTTGTTTGCCCATTCTTCCAAAGGAAAAAACAAAAAAAGAATTTAGTTTTGATCAAGCGATAAACTTTGCTCTCAAAAACAACAAACAAGTAGCAATTGCAAAATATGAAATCGAATTTAGCAAAGCGGATCGAATTACAGCCGGCCTTCGTCCCAATCCATTTTTAAACATCAATGCAGATATTTTACCCTTTAATCCAAACTCAAAACAATTTGATCCCAACAGAAACCAATACGGTGTTAGTTTAGGATTTATTTACGAAACAGAAAACAAACGAGAAGAAAGAATTAACGTCGCAAACAAAAAACTCAAAATGGATGAGTTGATTTTTTTAGAATCTCTTCGCAAAATTTCCTTAGGAACAGGAAATCTATTCATCGCCACACTCGCAGCTAGAGAAAGATACTTATTGGCAGAAGAAAACTATAAAAACTTAGTAAACATTGTTGAGATCAATAAAATCAGATTCAAAAAAGAAGACATTTCTAAACTAGAACTGTTACGATCGGAAGTAGCACAAGACCAATATGCTGTTGCAAAAGTATCTGCACAAGTTGACTACTTAAAATTAAAAAACGAACTCATCGTTGTTTTGGGATTGAATCCAAGTGAAATCGACATCTTTCTTTCCGGAAACTTAGATTCCTTAAAATTATTTCCTCAAATTGATTCAGAAAAATTATTAAAATTAGCAACACAAGGAAGACCAGATTACTTAGCATTAGTCAATGCAGAAGATGTAGCCCTAGCCAATTTCAAATTACAAAAGGCAAATGCAGTTCCCAATGTTAGTATTCTTTTTGATTCACTTGTCCAACAAAATCAATATATGTATGGAATGTCATTTAATATGGATTTGCCTGTTTTTTCAAGAAACCAAGGGGAAATAGCCAAAAGCCAATCAGCCGGAAAACAAGCCGCACTCTTTCGTGAAGAGTTGTATTTAAATTTAGCAAAAGAAATGGCGATTACCGAAGAGGAATTGAAAGTTAGGTTTGAAGCTTTGGAACAGATGCGCCAAATTTCTTTATTAAAATCGCAACAAGCAGTTAAAATTGTAGAATTAGCATATAAGGGAGGGGGTTCCACCTTACTCGAGTTTTTGGATACAACAAGATCCTATAATGAAACTAGATTGAAGTATATTGATGCTTTGGTAGAATACGAAAGAGCTTTATTAAATTTAAAATACATTGCAGGTTTTGATTACGAATCTAATTAA
- a CDS encoding efflux RND transporter permease subunit, protein MGFINFSLKNSPIVLFGFLMISAFGIYSVTHLKIDAYPDVSDTEVIVITKFDGRASSEVEKLVTIPLERALTGVPGLTTTRSQSIFGLSVIRLTFKDHTDEYFARNQVNERLKSIQLPEGTEVPELGPLTSPVGEILRYAVEGDGMPTMELRSIQDWELAPRIQQIQGVADVITFGGDIKEYQIEINPINQDKYNVFLRDLVLAIEENNANTGGNIFKHGNQAIPVRALGAIENEKDIENIIVTEKKDIPIYVKDIGKVRVIPHPPKGILGYRLQSGKEVNSGVQGIVMMRKGENPSEVLKLVKEKIKNLEGFLKTKGIRIRILYDRQELVSNTLRTVLQTMLEGITIVMIVLIFLLGNYRIALAVAITIPFSLLFSFCLMHLVEIPANLLSLGAIDFGIIVDSSIVIIEGIIATIAISMSTKKKSSLDELILRSSGHTEKEVFFSIAVILCAYLPIFLFERVEGKLFKPMAFGLAFTLIGALLFSLTVLPVIFSRFFQEEHRRQTKEFFILTHARTYFVQFLHSFLEHSQKIIYRIYIVVFVLLCFVFWGLGTEFLPELDEGAINFRCKLPTGIHLDRTANVANLLREAVGEFPEAKVIITQSGRNDDGTDPFGPNRIEGLITLENYSKWKTVHSKSEMLDLLREKFERLVPGAKFSFSQPILDNVAEAVTGSAADLSIQLSGRDVSVLWQKATEIESALEKLYGVSAIGIEQEGPNTELVISIDREAAARAGINFSDIQDITEIAVGGKEISKLYLDNHIYNITVRYPEEYRTSVNSIGNINIKSKYESKYPLSSVAKLELKEMPAKIARKNGTRMVSVWINIEGRDQGGFVNEAKKIVENQIKLPSEVEIQWGGQFENLTRASKRLMVAVPLTFAIILFILYLMFHKISDSLLVMSSIPVAALGGLSFLFIRGMHFNVSSGVGLISLFGISIMGGVLFVSNFNHEKENKPVKDNATLRELILHVSEIQFRPRFLTLTTAIIGLLPAMLTNEIGSDIQRPMATVIVGGLLFTLILGNFTIPLLCYLNEQRKLRNAKF, encoded by the coding sequence ATGGGATTCATTAACTTTTCATTAAAAAACTCACCAATCGTTTTATTTGGGTTTTTAATGATTTCTGCATTTGGAATTTATTCCGTAACACATCTAAAGATAGATGCCTATCCAGATGTTTCCGATACAGAAGTCATCGTCATTACGAAGTTTGATGGTCGCGCTTCTTCAGAAGTTGAAAAACTCGTGACGATTCCCTTGGAACGTGCGCTAACTGGTGTTCCTGGATTAACAACAACTCGTTCCCAAAGTATCTTTGGACTTTCTGTCATTCGACTCACTTTCAAAGACCATACAGATGAGTATTTTGCAAGGAACCAAGTAAACGAAAGATTAAAATCCATTCAATTACCCGAAGGAACCGAAGTTCCGGAATTAGGTCCCTTAACTTCCCCTGTTGGAGAAATTCTACGTTATGCAGTGGAAGGTGATGGAATGCCCACTATGGAACTTCGAAGTATCCAGGATTGGGAACTGGCACCTCGTATCCAACAAATCCAAGGTGTTGCCGACGTGATTACGTTTGGTGGTGATATCAAAGAATACCAAATCGAAATCAATCCGATCAATCAGGACAAATACAATGTATTCTTAAGAGATTTGGTTTTAGCGATTGAAGAAAACAATGCCAATACTGGTGGAAATATTTTTAAACATGGAAACCAAGCCATTCCTGTAAGAGCCTTAGGTGCCATTGAAAACGAAAAAGACATTGAAAACATCATTGTTACAGAAAAAAAAGATATCCCCATTTATGTAAAAGATATCGGAAAAGTAAGAGTCATTCCGCATCCACCAAAAGGAATCCTAGGTTATCGGTTACAATCAGGAAAGGAAGTCAATTCCGGAGTACAAGGAATTGTAATGATGCGAAAAGGAGAGAACCCTTCTGAAGTATTAAAGTTAGTAAAAGAAAAAATCAAAAACTTGGAAGGGTTTCTCAAAACAAAAGGAATTCGTATCAGAATTTTGTATGATCGCCAAGAACTAGTATCCAATACCTTAAGAACAGTTCTCCAAACTATGTTGGAAGGAATCACAATCGTAATGATAGTGCTTATCTTTCTTCTTGGCAATTACCGAATTGCACTGGCAGTAGCCATAACCATCCCCTTTTCCTTATTGTTTTCTTTTTGCCTGATGCATCTTGTAGAAATTCCAGCCAACTTACTTTCGCTAGGTGCCATCGACTTTGGAATCATCGTTGATAGTTCAATCGTAATCATAGAAGGAATTATTGCTACAATCGCCATATCGATGAGTACAAAGAAAAAATCCAGTTTAGATGAACTCATCCTTCGTTCCTCTGGCCATACGGAGAAGGAAGTCTTTTTTTCTATCGCTGTGATCCTTTGTGCTTACCTTCCCATTTTTTTATTTGAACGTGTGGAAGGAAAATTATTCAAACCTATGGCATTTGGTTTAGCATTCACATTAATTGGAGCCTTACTTTTTTCTTTAACTGTATTACCTGTAATCTTTTCTCGATTCTTCCAAGAAGAACATCGCCGCCAAACAAAAGAATTTTTTATACTCACTCATGCACGAACCTACTTTGTCCAATTCCTTCATTCTTTTTTAGAACACTCTCAAAAGATTATTTATCGAATTTATATCGTTGTTTTCGTATTACTTTGTTTTGTATTTTGGGGACTAGGAACAGAGTTTTTGCCTGAGTTAGATGAAGGTGCCATCAATTTTCGATGCAAACTACCAACGGGAATTCATTTAGATAGAACAGCCAATGTAGCAAACCTATTACGAGAAGCTGTAGGAGAATTTCCAGAAGCAAAAGTCATCATAACGCAATCGGGCAGAAACGATGATGGTACAGATCCTTTTGGCCCCAACCGGATCGAGGGACTGATTACCTTGGAAAATTATTCCAAATGGAAAACAGTTCATTCAAAATCTGAAATGCTTGATCTTTTAAGAGAAAAATTTGAACGACTTGTACCGGGAGCTAAATTTAGTTTTTCACAACCAATTTTGGACAATGTTGCAGAAGCCGTTACTGGATCTGCAGCTGACTTATCCATTCAACTATCCGGTCGAGATGTTTCGGTTCTTTGGCAAAAAGCTACCGAAATAGAATCGGCCTTAGAAAAATTATATGGTGTATCGGCAATTGGAATCGAACAAGAAGGCCCCAACACCGAACTCGTTATCTCTATCGATAGGGAAGCCGCTGCGAGAGCCGGGATCAATTTTTCCGACATCCAGGACATCACAGAAATTGCTGTTGGTGGAAAAGAAATCAGCAAATTATATTTAGACAATCATATCTACAATATTACGGTTCGATATCCTGAAGAGTACAGAACCTCTGTTAACTCCATTGGAAACATAAATATCAAAAGTAAATATGAAAGCAAATACCCACTTTCCTCTGTGGCCAAGTTAGAACTAAAGGAAATGCCCGCAAAAATTGCACGAAAAAACGGCACAAGAATGGTCTCTGTTTGGATCAACATTGAAGGCAGGGACCAAGGTGGATTTGTAAACGAAGCCAAAAAAATCGTAGAAAATCAAATCAAACTTCCATCCGAAGTAGAAATCCAATGGGGAGGACAATTTGAAAACCTAACTAGAGCTAGCAAACGTTTGATGGTAGCCGTACCTCTCACTTTTGCCATCATACTATTTATATTGTATCTTATGTTTCACAAGATTTCAGATAGTTTACTTGTTATGTCAAGTATACCAGTGGCAGCACTCGGAGGGTTATCTTTTCTATTTATCAGAGGTATGCACTTTAACGTTTCCTCGGGTGTAGGACTTATTTCCCTTTTCGGAATTTCCATTATGGGAGGAGTTCTATTTGTTTCCAACTTCAATCATGAAAAAGAAAATAAACCCGTAAAAGATAATGCAACACTTAGAGAATTAATTTTACATGTTTCGGAGATTCAATTTCGTCCCAGATTTTTAACGTTAACAACTGCCATTATAGGATTACTTCCAGCTATGTTAACCAATGAAATTGGTTCTGACATCCAAAGGCCAATGGCAACAGTTATTGTCGGTGGATTGTTATTTACCCTTATTCTTGGTAATTTCACCATCCCTCTACTCTGTTACTTAAATGAACAAAGAAAATTACGTAATGCAAAGTTCTAA
- a CDS encoding efflux RND transporter periplasmic adaptor subunit, whose translation MPKHLALFLLFFFSFACNSKPEETRPRIASFHAIQDGEIIKKSEGDLPSTISLANVEYRNLGAGLSIPVRISVVCVSSKEANFSYHFETEEQSVNYSDYLKSKAALYGSKKSYSRLKYLVENQAAAGKELNDAQVQLQQMAASMEENLNRLRMQGIPIEKLSKLKPGNILIVGDIPETKLNRVKLQSKLHIKFSAFPGEKFETRIDSISDVIDPVSRTVKVIIITKNTGNQFKPGMFGTGQVELENIEALSVPNESIILIGDTNYIFKQVDASSFQRIQVETGIETEDYTQILSGLSQNDRVVSHGSTLLKGLSFGY comes from the coding sequence ATGCCCAAACATCTCGCTCTCTTCCTTCTATTCTTTTTTTCCTTTGCCTGTAATTCAAAACCCGAAGAGACTCGACCTCGTATTGCCAGCTTTCATGCCATCCAAGATGGCGAGATCATAAAAAAATCAGAAGGTGATCTACCATCCACCATTTCACTCGCAAACGTCGAATATCGCAACTTAGGTGCTGGACTTTCGATTCCCGTTCGAATTTCAGTGGTTTGTGTCTCTTCGAAGGAAGCAAACTTTTCCTATCATTTCGAAACAGAAGAACAATCCGTTAACTATTCTGATTATTTAAAAAGTAAAGCGGCTCTCTACGGGTCAAAAAAGTCCTATTCACGTTTAAAGTATCTTGTCGAAAACCAAGCTGCCGCCGGCAAAGAATTAAACGATGCCCAAGTGCAATTACAACAAATGGCAGCATCGATGGAAGAAAATCTGAATCGGTTACGAATGCAAGGAATACCAATTGAAAAACTTTCCAAATTAAAACCTGGAAACATTTTGATTGTAGGAGATATTCCTGAGACAAAACTAAATCGTGTAAAATTACAATCAAAACTCCATATTAAGTTTTCCGCATTTCCGGGAGAAAAATTTGAAACCCGAATTGATTCCATTTCTGACGTGATTGATCCTGTGAGCCGAACTGTCAAAGTCATTATCATCACCAAAAATACAGGAAACCAATTCAAACCAGGAATGTTTGGAACCGGACAAGTCGAGTTAGAAAACATTGAAGCTCTTTCCGTTCCCAATGAATCCATAATTTTAATTGGTGATACAAATTACATCTTCAAACAAGTGGATGCTTCTAGTTTCCAAAGAATCCAAGTGGAGACGGGAATCGAAACAGAAGATTATACACAAATTTTGTCTGGACTATCACAAAACGATCGAGTGGTTTCTCATGGATCTACATTATTAAAAGGACTTAGTTTCGGTTACTAA
- a CDS encoding MBL fold metallo-hydrolase has protein sequence MRYLPLYLLVFFSLSYVQCKAFGKDPHGAHLETIKKSTHYDHTRDQFVNRRPDVIEKMRENQNFVSLLFKFLFGGDKHQRPDVQLPEEKPDFAEFLKPDESIKFIWFGHSTFLVNIEGKILFFDPVFSGSAAPFSFMVKRFQDAVVKLEELPTIDYIIISHDHYDHLDMQTIEFFKTKNTKFITPLGVTSHIKEWGISDDRLTELDWWQSLDLGKIKIVCTPAQHFSGRSGTNGNKTLWSSWTVIGEKERFYFSGDSGYDVHFKDIGDKFGPFDLTFIENGQYNPMWEAVHVLPEQTAKAHLDLKGKRLVPVHWGMFDLSLHSWYEPAESLEKQAEIYKIDLLTPKFGQIVKIREPNLMERWWKKFIQSE, from the coding sequence TTGCGATATTTACCCTTATACCTTTTGGTGTTTTTTAGCCTTTCTTATGTTCAATGCAAAGCATTTGGAAAGGACCCGCATGGAGCCCACCTTGAAACAATAAAAAAATCCACACATTATGACCACACTAGGGATCAGTTTGTCAATCGTCGGCCCGATGTGATTGAGAAAATGCGGGAAAACCAAAACTTTGTTTCACTCCTCTTTAAATTTCTATTTGGCGGAGATAAACACCAAAGGCCCGATGTGCAGTTACCAGAAGAAAAACCAGATTTTGCAGAGTTTTTGAAACCAGACGAAAGTATCAAATTTATTTGGTTTGGACATTCTACCTTTCTTGTAAACATTGAAGGAAAAATTTTGTTTTTTGACCCGGTGTTTTCTGGATCTGCTGCCCCTTTTAGTTTTATGGTCAAAAGATTTCAAGATGCAGTAGTGAAGTTGGAAGAATTACCAACAATTGATTATATCATCATCTCTCACGATCATTACGACCATCTTGATATGCAAACCATTGAATTTTTTAAAACAAAAAATACAAAGTTCATCACACCACTTGGTGTCACTTCTCATATAAAAGAGTGGGGTATATCGGACGATCGTCTAACGGAACTTGATTGGTGGCAAAGTTTGGATTTAGGAAAAATCAAAATTGTTTGTACACCAGCCCAACATTTTTCAGGAAGAAGTGGGACAAATGGAAATAAAACCCTTTGGTCTTCTTGGACAGTCATTGGAGAAAAGGAAAGATTTTATTTCAGTGGTGACTCAGGATACGATGTGCACTTTAAAGACATTGGTGATAAGTTTGGACCCTTTGATCTCACCTTTATTGAAAACGGTCAATACAATCCGATGTGGGAAGCCGTTCATGTTTTGCCTGAACAAACCGCAAAAGCACATTTGGATTTAAAAGGCAAAAGACTGGTTCCTGTCCACTGGGGGATGTTCGATTTGTCCTTACACAGTTGGTACGAACCTGCCGAATCTCTAGAGAAACAAGCAGAGATTTATAAGATTGATCTCCTCACTCCTAAATTTGGACAAATTGTCAAAATTCGAGAACCCAACCTAATGGAACGTTGGTGGAAAAAATTCATCCAATCGGAATGA
- a CDS encoding putative Ig domain-containing protein translates to MTKKLILFLIFKIGLFATSFLVVWSCSSKDSSNTDSWMVSLLGLVSPAAEGNRETGQDSGFGSEDVFSIESVSPTVVLENSNFTIVGKNLENVTEKQLFGDDHSKFLKFTEVGNTKITVSVEFCSDSHFFVPSSGNKENNHQISISCLGPFRYPIHSAKFDLGVAITPISPNFSENSLKILKSLGEIKFALESKLPDGILLDANTGEISGIPTETTGNEFRSYKVFAESKSNPYLKIQSHVRMIVLTVEEKINRTCRAFVETSTCRGPSPHRCSNSSVCYMSQFACGIDPKCGFLESPNASD, encoded by the coding sequence ATGACAAAAAAATTAATTCTATTTCTGATCTTTAAGATTGGATTGTTCGCTACGTCTTTCTTAGTTGTATGGAGTTGTTCTTCCAAAGATTCTAGCAACACGGATTCTTGGATGGTGAGCCTTCTCGGACTCGTATCCCCAGCCGCAGAGGGAAATAGAGAAACTGGACAGGATTCTGGTTTTGGATCAGAGGATGTTTTTTCTATTGAATCTGTTTCTCCAACAGTGGTATTAGAAAATTCTAATTTTACGATTGTAGGCAAAAATTTAGAAAATGTAACAGAAAAACAATTGTTTGGTGATGATCATTCTAAGTTTTTAAAATTTACAGAGGTTGGAAATACAAAAATTACCGTATCTGTGGAGTTTTGTTCAGATTCTCATTTTTTTGTTCCCTCATCTGGTAACAAAGAGAACAACCACCAAATATCAATTTCCTGTCTTGGACCTTTTCGTTATCCGATTCACTCTGCTAAGTTTGATTTAGGAGTGGCCATCACACCCATCTCTCCCAATTTTTCAGAGAATTCTTTGAAGATTCTAAAATCCTTGGGAGAAATAAAATTTGCTTTAGAATCGAAATTACCAGACGGAATTCTTTTGGATGCAAACACAGGGGAAATTTCGGGAATACCAACGGAAACAACAGGGAATGAGTTTCGGTCTTACAAGGTATTTGCAGAGTCAAAATCAAATCCTTATTTAAAGATCCAATCCCATGTGAGGATGATTGTTCTCACAGTAGAAGAGAAAATCAATCGAACCTGTCGGGCCTTTGTCGAAACGTCTACTTGCAGAGGGCCATCGCCGCACAGATGTTCTAATTCCTCAGTCTGTTATATGAGCCAGTTTGCTTGTGGTATCGATCCAAAATGTGGGTTTTTAGAATCACCTAACGCCAGCGATTGA